A stretch of the Dyella telluris genome encodes the following:
- the folE2 gene encoding GTP cyclohydrolase FolE2, whose protein sequence is MKQIAEPLTLMPDVAADPERGGPLEWVGMEGIITPLRIDAGRGSTLQVMARVDAFVNLVRTDRRGIHMSRLYRLIDERLGAETLGTTALQRLLQEFLDSQHELADRARLRLQFDQPVRRRALRSQHEGWRVYPMAIEATLCHDGLDMSLETQVTYSSTCPASAALSRQVITEHFARRFPSPTPVPRDTALAWLNSEQGVAATPHAQRSVANIWAQLARCAAFDAIHLVDRIETALGTPVQSIVKREDEQAFALANGRNLMFCEDAARRIQRVLDTEGGIADYRVRVEHQESLHPHNAVAYARKGIDSEDAPWDRTGP, encoded by the coding sequence GTGAAGCAGATCGCCGAGCCACTCACCCTGATGCCCGATGTCGCGGCCGACCCCGAACGTGGCGGCCCGCTCGAATGGGTCGGCATGGAGGGGATCATCACGCCCCTACGTATCGATGCCGGGCGCGGATCCACCTTGCAGGTCATGGCCCGCGTGGACGCCTTCGTCAACCTGGTCCGGACAGACCGGCGTGGCATCCACATGTCTCGCCTCTATCGGCTGATCGACGAGCGACTAGGCGCGGAGACGCTGGGAACCACGGCCCTGCAGCGACTGCTGCAGGAATTCCTTGATTCGCAGCACGAACTGGCGGACCGCGCGCGGCTGCGCCTTCAGTTCGACCAGCCCGTGCGACGCAGGGCGTTGCGTAGCCAGCATGAGGGCTGGCGTGTTTACCCCATGGCCATCGAGGCAACGCTCTGCCATGACGGCCTGGACATGTCACTGGAAACCCAGGTTACCTACTCCTCCACTTGCCCTGCCTCAGCCGCGCTGTCACGACAGGTCATCACCGAACACTTTGCCCGTCGCTTTCCGTCACCCACGCCCGTGCCGCGCGACACCGCGCTCGCCTGGCTCAACAGCGAGCAAGGCGTGGCGGCCACACCACACGCCCAGCGCAGCGTGGCCAACATCTGGGCGCAGCTAGCCCGGTGTGCCGCCTTCGATGCCATCCATCTGGTCGACCGGATTGAAACGGCGCTCGGCACGCCTGTGCAGTCCATCGTCAAGCGGGAAGACGAACAGGCATTCGCGCTGGCCAATGGTCGCAACCTGATGTTCTGCGAAGACGCCGCGCGCCGGATCCAGCGCGTTCTGGATACGGAAGGCGGGATCGCCGACTATCGGGTGCGCGTCGAACACCAGGAAAGCCTGCACCCGCACAATGCGGTGGCGTACGCCAGGAAGGGGATCGACTCGGAAGACGCCCCATGGGATCGAACCGGGCCCTGA